Within Mycoplasmopsis verecunda, the genomic segment ACGTAAGTTCAATAATTTTTAAATCAAAAAAAGCGCGAGTGGTGAAATTGGCAGACACGCTAGATTTAGGCTCTAGTGCCTCCGGCATAAGGGTTCGAGTCCCTTCTCGCGCACCAGCAATAACGTTAGGAAACTAACGTTTTTTATTTTTGAATTTTGGGTTAAAATAAATAGGCCACCAATACCATTTAGTAGCCTATTAAATATTTTTCTTATGTTGAGCAACAACTTGTTCTAATTTTCGAAACCAGTGATTTAATCCGCTCTTAGAAATAAAAATATTATGCTTTGTTTCTAAAATATAAGATAATTCAGTAAGTGATAATCATTTATCTTCTGCTTTGATTCTAAAAGCAACAAGTTGATTATCATCAAAAAGATGTTCAAGATTGTGTTCAAAAATATAATTTATGTTTTCAATATGTTTTATCGTACTTTTTGCTATTTTATTTATATTACTTAAATCTATATTATTAATTCTGTTTGTAACATTTTCAAAATCTCTTTTAATAATAATATTTTGTAATTCGTATCATGAGTTTTTAGCATTTATACCGGCTAGAAAGTCAATTAATTTATCTTTATTTTTAGTGTAAATAACATATTTATTTGCTCTAACAATAAAGTTAAAGTTAAAGTTGTATTGATTTAATTTATCTTGGATTATTAGTAAATTTTCTTTATTATGAGAAGAAATTTCTAAATGATATGATGTAGATTCTTTTGTGGATATACTACCCGCACCGAAAAATACACCTGCAAAAAAGAATGATAAGTAATCTGAAGATTGAAGTTCATTTATTATCTCGTTATTACTTAGGATTATGATTTTTGATTTTCATGTATTTTCTTTTATGTAATCAAGATGAACTTTTTGTAATTTACGCATTAATTTATCTAATAAATAGTCATTCTTAATATATGTAACATAATTATGATTTTTGTCCACTTCAGCTGAACAGAAAACCAACCCATTAATAAAAGCTATTATTTCTTGCTTTTTACTTATACTATTTATTATCTCTTTTTTAACATCTGAACTAAAAGAATTTACATGTTTGTTTTTCATAGCTTCAGAATTATAAAAAAATATTTTTATAAACAAAATTATTATAAAAATTTAGTTTTTTTCATTCTGATAAAAGTGCGATTTTTATATATCTATTTTATAGGAACAAAAGAAGCTAATTACAGTCAGAAC encodes:
- the whiA gene encoding DNA-binding protein WhiA, which produces MKNKHVNSFSSDVKKEIINSISKKQEIIAFINGLVFCSAEVDKNHNYVTYIKNDYLLDKLMRKLQKVHLDYIKENTWKSKIIILSNNEIINELQSSDYLSFFFAGVFFGAGSISTKESTSYHLEISSHNKENLLIIQDKLNQYNFNFNFIVRANKYVIYTKNKDKLIDFLAGINAKNSWYELQNIIIKRDFENVTNRINNIDLSNINKIAKSTIKHIENINYIFEHNLEHLFDDNQLVAFRIKAEDKWLSLTELSYILETKHNIFISKSGLNHWFRKLEQVVAQHKKNI